A window from Sebastes fasciatus isolate fSebFas1 chromosome 22, fSebFas1.pri, whole genome shotgun sequence encodes these proteins:
- the LOC141760560 gene encoding ladderlectin-like encodes MLTVSLLVCAVMVLTRAASVPEAEPGERTGPLIQEVKSHMVKRSLPCPTNWTEWSGHCFLYIPNRMKWADAERHCQDYGGNLPSANNRDQYNNIQNVVHSVTSNDTEAWLGGTDAQQEGTWFWIDGKPFLYDNWDRGQPDNNNGTGHCLVMNYSDELKFDDQPCYVTKPFVCARKP; translated from the exons ATGCTGACTGTTTCTCTACTCGTCTGTGCCGTGATGGTTCTGACCAGAGCTGCTT CTGTTCCAGAGGCAGAGCCAGGTGAGAGGACAGGACCGCTCATTCAAGAAG TGAAGAGTCACATGGTCAAGAGGTCCTTACCTTGCCCCACTAATTGGACTGAGTGGAGTGGTCACTGTTTCCTCTACATTCCAAATCGCATGAAATGGGCTGATGCTGAG AGACATTGTCAGGACTATGGTGGAAACCTTCCATCAGCGAACAACCGCGATCAGTACAACAATATTCAGAATGTGGTACATAGTGTCACTTCGAACGATACAGAGGCATGGCTCGGAGGCACTGATGCACAACAG GAGGGTACCTGGTTCTGGATTGATGGTAAACCTTTTTTGTACGACAACTGGGATCGAGGAcagcctgataataataatgggaCTGGACATTGTCTGGTGATGAACTATTcag ATGAACTGAAATTTGACGATCAGCCTTGCTATGTCACAAAGCCGTTCGTCTGCGCCAGAAAGCCATGA